One window from the genome of Paraclostridium sordellii encodes:
- a CDS encoding YdbC family protein — protein MAGIKFEIEENFGVVSESANGWTKELNLVSWNGRPAKFDIRDWDEEHQKMGKGITLTTDEVRELKKILNDIDL, from the coding sequence ATGGCAGGTATAAAATTTGAAATAGAGGAAAATTTCGGAGTAGTTTCAGAGTCAGCTAATGGTTGGACAAAAGAATTAAATTTAGTCAGTTGGAATGGTAGACCAGCTAAGTTTGACATAAGAGATTGGGACGAAGAACATCAAAAGATGGGTAAGGGAATTACTTTAACTACAGATGAAGTAAGAGAACTTAAAAAAATATTAAATGATATAGATTTATAA
- a CDS encoding MATE family efflux transporter, translating to MNKSDNILGTESISKLLLKYSVPAIIGMMVNALYNVVDRMFIGNIPGVGPMAITGLGVTMPIMTIIIAFGMLVGIGAVTNTSLKLGEGKRKEAEKIVGNAITLAIIIGFILTIVVAMFLSKILMMFGASEGTLQYAKDYMGVILIGTIFSIMAMMFNNLIRGDGNPKLSAIIMAVGCFTNIVLDAVFIFVFNMGIQGAALATIISQGITAIWGLLYYSRGKSNVKLKKANLKLDKKIVLTIFAIGGAPFAMQLATSLVQLTINHSLKSYGGDLSIGAMATISSINMIFVMPAFGLVQGMQPIVGFNYGAKKYDRAKKTLRITLVASTIIFILGSLVVQFDPQLLVGMFNKDPQLMSITVNGLKKYLFALPIIGVSIVGTNYIQSTGNAKMAMILSLLRQVIVLIPMVLILPKFFDLNGVWFAQPTADIVSSILTGIVLLKEIRKYPQIQESELMEVIEVL from the coding sequence ATGAATAAATCTGATAACATATTAGGAACAGAATCAATAAGTAAGTTATTATTAAAATATTCAGTACCAGCAATTATAGGAATGATGGTAAATGCACTTTATAATGTGGTAGATAGGATGTTTATAGGAAATATACCAGGGGTTGGACCTATGGCAATAACAGGACTTGGAGTGACTATGCCGATAATGACAATAATAATTGCATTTGGGATGCTTGTTGGTATAGGTGCAGTTACAAACACATCTTTAAAGTTAGGTGAAGGGAAGAGAAAAGAAGCAGAAAAAATTGTAGGTAATGCAATAACTTTGGCAATAATAATAGGATTTATATTAACAATAGTTGTAGCTATGTTTTTAAGCAAAATACTTATGATGTTTGGTGCTAGTGAAGGTACTCTACAGTATGCAAAAGATTATATGGGTGTTATATTAATTGGGACTATATTTAGTATAATGGCTATGATGTTTAACAACTTGATAAGAGGCGATGGTAACCCAAAGCTTTCAGCTATTATAATGGCCGTTGGTTGTTTCACTAATATAGTATTAGACGCAGTATTTATATTTGTATTTAACATGGGAATACAAGGAGCTGCACTTGCTACTATTATATCTCAAGGAATTACAGCTATATGGGGGCTTTTATATTACTCAAGAGGAAAGTCAAATGTAAAACTTAAAAAAGCCAATTTAAAGTTAGATAAAAAAATAGTTTTAACAATATTTGCAATAGGAGGAGCTCCATTTGCAATGCAACTAGCTACGAGTTTAGTTCAACTTACAATTAATCACTCTCTAAAGAGCTATGGAGGAGATTTATCAATAGGTGCAATGGCAACAATAAGTTCAATAAATATGATCTTTGTAATGCCTGCATTTGGGCTAGTACAAGGAATGCAACCAATAGTAGGATTTAACTATGGAGCAAAAAAATATGATAGAGCTAAAAAGACTTTAAGAATTACTTTAGTAGCATCAACTATTATATTTATATTAGGATCTTTAGTTGTACAATTTGATCCACAATTATTAGTTGGAATGTTTAATAAAGATCCACAACTTATGAGTATAACTGTAAATGGATTAAAAAAATATTTATTTGCATTACCAATAATAGGAGTATCAATCGTAGGTACTAATTATATACAATCAACAGGAAATGCAAAGATGGCTATGATATTAAGCTTATTAAGACAAGTTATAGTATTAATACCTATGGTTTTAATTTTACCTAAATTTTTTGATTTAAATGGTGTTTGGTTTGCGCAACCAACTGCTGATATTGTATCATCTATTTTAACAGGTATAGTTTTACTTAAAGAAATTAGAAAATATCCTCAAATTCAAGAATCTGAATTAATGGAAGTCATAGAAGTTTTATAG
- a CDS encoding ABC transporter permease/substrate-binding protein: MLNQILNILIERRDFFIDLTTQHLEISIIAIIIAAFLGLILGVIISEYDKSSSFVLGLVNFIYTIPSISLLGILIPFSGIGNTTAIIALTIYGLLPMVRSTYTGIKSINPIIIEAAEGMGSTRFQILYKIKLPLAIPVIMSGLRNMVVMTIALTGIASFIGAGGLGVAIYRGITTNNEAMTIAGSILIALLALGLDTILGFVEKSLNRKKNKKLRFNKKIIYSLAVILLAVVIITSAFHIKNEKNTIKIATKPMTEQYIIGEMMNSLIENKTELNVELTQGVGGGTSNIQPAMIKGEFDIYPEYTGTAWNNVLKKKDIYKESMFSKLQDLYNKDYKFKWIGMYGFNNTYGLAIRKEIADKYNIKTYSDLAKYSKDLVFGAEYDFYERKDGFNDLNKAYGFKFKRNVELDIGLKYKAMKNKNIDVMNIFTTDGQLNSSDIVVLKDDKNFYPSYMCGNVVREEVIDKHPELKAVLLELSNKIDDKEMAKLNYKVEVEGKEPKAVAQEFLIERGLLK, from the coding sequence ATGCTTAATCAGATATTAAATATTTTAATTGAAAGAAGAGATTTTTTCATTGATTTAACTACTCAACATCTAGAAATTTCAATAATAGCTATTATTATTGCAGCTTTTTTAGGACTTATTCTTGGAGTGATAATCAGTGAGTATGATAAATCTTCTAGTTTCGTATTGGGGTTGGTAAATTTTATTTATACTATTCCATCTATCTCATTATTAGGAATTTTGATTCCGTTTTCAGGAATAGGAAATACTACTGCAATAATTGCATTAACTATATATGGGCTACTTCCGATGGTGCGAAGTACTTATACAGGAATAAAAAGTATAAATCCGATTATTATTGAAGCTGCAGAGGGAATGGGAAGTACTAGGTTTCAAATTTTATACAAGATAAAATTACCACTAGCAATTCCGGTTATTATGTCAGGTTTAAGAAATATGGTTGTTATGACAATAGCTTTAACTGGTATCGCTTCATTTATAGGTGCAGGTGGTCTTGGAGTAGCAATATATAGAGGGATTACAACAAATAATGAAGCTATGACCATAGCTGGGAGTATATTAATTGCACTGCTTGCTTTAGGGCTAGATACTATACTTGGATTTGTAGAAAAATCATTAAATAGAAAGAAAAATAAAAAACTGAGATTTAATAAAAAAATAATTTATTCATTAGCAGTTATATTGTTAGCAGTAGTTATAATTACTTCAGCATTTCATATTAAAAATGAAAAAAATACTATAAAAATTGCAACAAAGCCAATGACTGAACAATATATTATTGGAGAAATGATGAATAGTTTAATTGAAAATAAAACAGAACTAAACGTTGAATTAACTCAAGGTGTTGGTGGAGGAACATCAAATATCCAACCGGCAATGATAAAAGGTGAATTCGATATATATCCAGAATATACAGGAACAGCATGGAATAATGTTTTAAAAAAGAAAGATATATATAAAGAATCTATGTTTTCTAAATTACAAGATTTGTATAATAAAGATTATAAATTTAAATGGATTGGAATGTATGGATTTAACAATACCTATGGTTTAGCAATAAGAAAAGAAATTGCAGACAAGTATAATATAAAAACTTATTCTGATTTAGCTAAATATTCGAAGGATTTAGTTTTTGGAGCTGAATATGATTTTTATGAAAGAAAAGATGGGTTTAATGATTTAAACAAAGCTTATGGATTTAAATTTAAGCGTAATGTAGAGCTAGATATAGGATTAAAATATAAAGCTATGAAAAATAAAAACATTGATGTTATGAATATTTTTACTACAGATGGGCAACTAAATTCATCAGATATAGTTGTACTTAAAGATGATAAAAATTTCTATCCATCATATATGTGTGGAAATGTGGTTAGGGAAGAAGTTATAGATAAACACCCAGAGTTAAAAGCGGTTTTACTAGAATTAAGTAATAAAATAGATGATAAAGAAATGGCTAAACTAAATTATAAGGTAGAGGTAGAAGGAAAAGAGCCAAAGGCAGTTGCTCAAGAGTTTTTAATTGAAAGAGGGTTATTAAAGTAG
- a CDS encoding ATP-binding cassette domain-containing protein: MNNDVIIKMKHIKKTYDDKVIIKDLNLDINKGEFITVIGSSGCGKTTVLKMINGLNTPDKGDIFINGKNIKNENIIELRRKIGYSIQGSALFPHLTVEKNISYVLDLINEKNKDEIKESILKLIKVVGLEDNILNRYPDQLSGGQQQRVGIARALAAQPDILLMDEPFGAVDEITRKQLQNEIVKIHKDLGVTTIFITHDIKEALKLGTRVLVMDKGEIVQFNKPEIIKNHPANDFVKELVL; this comes from the coding sequence ATGAATAATGATGTGATTATAAAAATGAAACATATTAAGAAAACTTATGATGATAAGGTTATTATCAAGGACCTTAATCTAGATATAAATAAAGGAGAATTTATTACTGTAATAGGAAGCTCTGGATGTGGGAAAACAACAGTATTAAAAATGATTAATGGACTTAATACTCCAGATAAAGGAGATATATTTATAAATGGGAAAAATATAAAAAATGAAAATATTATAGAACTTAGAAGAAAGATTGGGTATTCAATTCAAGGCAGTGCTTTGTTTCCACATTTGACAGTAGAAAAAAATATTTCTTATGTACTAGATTTAATTAATGAAAAAAATAAGGATGAAATAAAAGAGTCTATTTTAAAATTAATTAAAGTAGTAGGTTTAGAAGATAATATATTAAATAGATATCCAGATCAATTATCAGGAGGTCAACAACAAAGAGTAGGTATTGCAAGGGCACTAGCTGCACAACCAGATATATTATTAATGGATGAACCTTTTGGGGCGGTAGATGAAATAACAAGAAAGCAATTACAAAATGAGATTGTTAAAATTCATAAAGATTTAGGAGTTACCACAATTTTTATAACTCATGATATAAAAGAAGCATTAAAGCTTGGTACTAGAGTTTTAGTAATGGATAAAGGCGAAATTGTTCAATTTAACAAACCTGAAATTATAAAAAATCATCCAGCAAATGATTTTGTTAAAGAGCTTGTATTATAG
- a CDS encoding MarR family winged helix-turn-helix transcriptional regulator encodes MNKDNYEKKRHIGKYISQLYRKSSVFINKELAKYGIRSGQLMFLMDLYLKDGKNQEEISERLKIDKATTARALKKLEEQDFIKRIRDDNDKRSNKIYLTDTSKDLKEEVYGVLDEWNEKISKSLTREEKETLANLLEKVCKNINA; translated from the coding sequence ATGAATAAAGATAACTATGAGAAGAAAAGACATATAGGCAAATATATATCTCAATTATATAGAAAATCGAGTGTATTCATAAATAAAGAATTAGCTAAATATGGTATTAGATCAGGACAACTTATGTTTTTAATGGATTTGTACCTTAAAGATGGAAAAAATCAAGAAGAAATATCAGAAAGATTAAAGATAGATAAGGCTACAACAGCTAGAGCATTAAAAAAATTAGAAGAACAAGATTTTATAAAAAGAATTAGAGATGATAATGATAAAAGGTCTAATAAAATATATTTAACAGATACATCAAAAGATTTAAAAGAAGAAGTATATGGTGTTTTAGATGAATGGAATGAAAAAATAAGTAAAAGTTTAACTAGAGAAGAAAAAGAAACTTTAGCAAATTTGCTTGAAAAAGTATGTAAAAACATAAATGCATAA
- a CDS encoding phage holin family protein codes for MGYDNNEQRNNNSSILRWIGRFVLVAIILMVTSFVTPGFSINGVWSFLIAAVVISVLDYLVELLMGVDASPFGKGIKGFIIAAIIIYLAQFLVPNMGVTIIGAILAAIVIGILDAVFPARAM; via the coding sequence ATGGGATATGATAATAATGAACAAAGAAACAATAATAGTAGTATATTAAGATGGATAGGAAGATTTGTACTAGTTGCAATTATTTTAATGGTGACATCATTTGTAACTCCAGGATTTTCAATAAATGGAGTATGGTCATTTTTAATAGCTGCTGTTGTAATATCTGTATTAGATTATTTAGTAGAATTACTTATGGGAGTGGATGCATCTCCTTTTGGAAAAGGTATAAAAGGGTTTATAATTGCAGCTATAATAATATACTTAGCACAATTTTTAGTTCCTAATATGGGAGTAACTATTATAGGTGCTATATTGGCAGCTATAGTTATTGGAATTTTGGATGCAGTATTTCCAGCTAGAGCTATGTAA
- a CDS encoding GntP family permease, producing MILIMYLAYKGYSTIITAPIIALITIIITTGFKGHLMANYTEVYMLGFANFIKNYFPLFMTGAIFAKLMEEVDYAKSIAHFITRKLGKDKSVLAVVLSGAILTYGGVSLFVVAFILYPIASMLFREANIPKRLIPGTIALGAFTFTMTALPGSPEIQNVIPMKYFGTDTFAAPFIGIFASIMMLSLGMIWLTKRVNSAKANNEGYGNHSDDIVLENYEDLPSILKSILPIVIIFITNLFFSRIYYENIDGGYLSKFNTTLSNVSGTWSVIIAIVLADVFILLTNFKKIKNIKSVLDIGVTNSFKPLLNSSAIVGYGSVIKSLAIFSVIQSFIFGISSNPIISEALSVNLICGLTASASGGLEISLNALAPTYLHMSQALHIPPEILHRIASLSSGGLDTLPHNGAVITTLAICGLTHKEAYKDIFVTSVVIPIFVTSIVVILTSIRFGV from the coding sequence TTGATACTTATAATGTATCTTGCCTACAAAGGATACTCAACAATAATTACAGCTCCAATAATTGCATTGATAACAATAATTATTACTACTGGATTTAAGGGACATTTAATGGCTAACTATACAGAAGTATACATGTTAGGATTTGCAAATTTTATAAAAAATTACTTCCCTCTTTTCATGACTGGAGCAATTTTTGCAAAGCTAATGGAAGAGGTTGACTATGCTAAATCAATAGCACATTTTATAACTAGAAAACTTGGAAAAGATAAGTCAGTATTAGCAGTAGTATTATCTGGAGCAATACTTACTTATGGAGGTGTTTCTTTATTTGTAGTTGCATTTATTCTTTATCCTATTGCTTCTATGTTGTTTAGAGAGGCAAATATTCCTAAAAGGCTAATCCCTGGAACAATAGCCCTTGGAGCTTTCACTTTTACTATGACTGCATTACCTGGTTCCCCTGAAATTCAAAATGTTATTCCAATGAAATATTTTGGAACAGATACTTTTGCCGCTCCATTTATAGGAATATTTGCAAGTATTATGATGTTATCACTTGGTATGATTTGGCTTACAAAGCGTGTAAATTCTGCTAAAGCTAACAATGAGGGTTACGGAAATCATAGTGATGATATAGTTTTAGAAAATTATGAGGATTTACCAAGTATTTTAAAATCAATACTTCCTATAGTAATAATTTTCATAACTAACTTATTCTTCTCAAGAATTTATTATGAAAATATAGATGGAGGTTATTTAAGTAAATTTAATACTACATTAAGTAATGTTTCAGGTACTTGGAGTGTAATAATAGCTATAGTTTTAGCTGATGTATTTATTTTATTGACTAATTTTAAAAAAATAAAAAATATAAAATCAGTACTAGATATAGGTGTTACTAACTCTTTTAAACCATTATTAAATTCTAGTGCTATAGTTGGGTATGGAAGCGTAATAAAATCTTTAGCAATATTTAGTGTTATACAATCTTTTATTTTTGGGATTTCATCAAATCCAATAATATCTGAGGCTTTATCGGTAAACTTAATTTGTGGTCTTACAGCTTCAGCTTCTGGAGGCCTTGAAATCTCCCTTAATGCTCTAGCTCCAACCTATTTACATATGAGCCAAGCTTTGCATATTCCGCCAGAAATTCTTCATAGAATCGCTTCACTTTCTTCAGGTGGATTAGATACTCTTCCTCATAATGGAGCAGTAATTACTACTCTTGCAATTTGTGGTTTGACTCATAAGGAAGCTTATAAAGACATCTTTGTAACTTCTGTGGTTATTCCAATATTTGTAACTTCTATAGTTGTGATATTAACTTCTATTCGATTTGGAGTTTAA
- a CDS encoding ABC transporter substrate-binding protein, with protein sequence MKKILKLLSLSICVIVTCAFFVGCSKKTSEQISFLNYGENIDKETVKQFEKKYGIKVNIETFDDMETMYQKISKGAGQYDVILVSDALMPRMIKNNLVQKLNKDNIPNISQMDKDYLNLKIDPGNKYSVPYMFGTVGLIYNKDVVKEKVDSWDILWNEKYKDKIFMFDTYRDTMGAALKKLGFSLNTTNPKEIEEAKNLLISQRKSVNPIYGVDNGTTMIPAGESDINMIWSGEGLNLQEENPNLVYVVPKEGANFWIDSLCIPNNAKNVEGAEKFINFVSDKESALRIADEIGYTTPNKEARLKQPEKVKNNPNAYMPKEIMERCEIYTDFPSDVKRLYDDAWTQIKSDN encoded by the coding sequence ATGAAAAAAATATTAAAATTATTGAGTTTATCAATTTGTGTTATAGTAACATGTGCATTTTTTGTAGGATGTAGCAAAAAAACTTCAGAACAAATAAGTTTTCTTAACTATGGAGAAAATATAGATAAAGAAACTGTAAAACAATTTGAAAAAAAATATGGTATAAAAGTGAACATTGAGACTTTTGATGATATGGAAACAATGTACCAAAAAATCAGCAAAGGAGCAGGTCAATACGATGTTATTTTAGTATCTGATGCTTTGATGCCAAGGATGATTAAAAATAATCTTGTTCAAAAATTAAATAAAGATAACATACCTAATATATCTCAGATGGATAAAGATTATTTAAATTTAAAAATTGATCCAGGTAATAAATATTCAGTTCCTTATATGTTTGGAACAGTAGGACTTATTTATAATAAAGATGTAGTAAAAGAAAAAGTGGATAGTTGGGATATATTATGGAATGAAAAATATAAGGATAAAATCTTTATGTTTGATACTTATAGAGATACAATGGGAGCGGCATTAAAGAAACTTGGATTTTCTTTAAATACAACTAATCCAAAAGAGATTGAAGAAGCTAAGAATTTATTAATTAGTCAAAGAAAATCAGTAAATCCGATATATGGAGTTGATAATGGAACTACAATGATTCCAGCAGGAGAATCTGATATAAATATGATTTGGTCTGGAGAAGGATTAAATCTTCAAGAAGAGAATCCTAATCTAGTTTATGTAGTACCTAAGGAAGGTGCAAATTTCTGGATAGATAGTTTATGCATACCTAATAATGCTAAAAACGTTGAAGGTGCTGAGAAGTTTATAAACTTTGTAAGTGATAAGGAAAGTGCATTAAGAATAGCTGATGAAATAGGATATACAACTCCAAATAAAGAAGCTAGATTAAAACAACCAGAAAAAGTTAAAAATAATCCTAATGCATATATGCCTAAAGAAATAATGGAAAGATGTGAAATATACACTGATTTTCCAAGTGATGTTAAAAGACTATATGATGATGCATGGACACAAATAAAATCAGATAATTAA
- a CDS encoding bacteriohemerythrin: MIYKWSDDLLTGNTQIDTEHKELIKAINDLLEACSKGKGRAEIEKTVKFLSSYTKTHFGHEEVLQMKYKYPDFENHKRYHKHFVDTVDNIQKKLLADGPSIALVGEINSKVANWIISHIKREDVKVAAHIRNNSK, encoded by the coding sequence ATGATATATAAATGGTCGGATGACTTACTAACAGGGAATACACAAATTGATACAGAACATAAAGAGCTTATAAAAGCAATTAATGATTTATTAGAAGCTTGTAGTAAGGGAAAAGGTAGAGCTGAAATAGAAAAAACAGTAAAATTCTTATCTTCTTATACGAAAACTCATTTTGGACACGAAGAAGTTTTACAAATGAAATACAAATACCCTGATTTTGAAAATCATAAAAGGTATCATAAACATTTTGTAGATACTGTTGATAACATACAGAAGAAGCTCTTAGCAGATGGTCCAAGTATTGCTTTAGTTGGTGAGATTAATAGTAAAGTTGCAAATTGGATAATAAGCCATATAAAAAGAGAAGATGTTAAAGTAGCAGCACATATAAGAAATAATTCTAAGTAA
- a CDS encoding DUF1653 domain-containing protein yields MSNEIQIQRPYRHFKGNLYYVHSIVKHSETGEELVSYQMLYPPYDMYVRPLSMFKEKVEEGREDNITNQTYRFELYTGK; encoded by the coding sequence ATGAGTAATGAGATACAAATACAAAGACCATATAGGCATTTTAAAGGTAACTTATATTATGTACACAGTATAGTGAAACATTCAGAAACTGGGGAAGAGTTGGTTTCTTATCAAATGCTATATCCTCCTTATGATATGTATGTTAGACCTCTTTCTATGTTTAAGGAAAAAGTAGAAGAAGGTAGAGAGGATAATATAACTAATCAAACTTATAGATTTGAGTTATATACAGGAAAATAA